The sequence below is a genomic window from Chaetodon auriga isolate fChaAug3 chromosome 8, fChaAug3.hap1, whole genome shotgun sequence.
TTAAGAGTTACAGAGGTTTAAAGATGCAACTTCTGGTAAGACTGTGTAGTTGCTGGGACCAAGCAAAAATTAATCTGGGCCACAACACAAGCCTCTGTTGCTAAAATCTCACAGCAGGGATTAACtgtgaggcagaaaaaaacataataactTTTTGCCTTGTGTGAAGGGAGGCATCTTCACACAAGGCATCTTTTACTATCATGTAAATTGTATAGTTCTGTGTTACATTATTCTGGACCATATTATATTGTTTCTTTTGCATGTACATAACATAATTTACTACTGACACTGATACCTGTCCATCACCATCACTGTTTAGATTTGGGCAAGTAAACATCGCATTTCTATTTATTACAGTGTTACAACTGgcagtatttcttttttataattttattctattttcatcccattttattgtactttattacttttttttaatgctgctcCATATTTGTGGAGCAGCACCTTGGGCCTGTGAGGAATGATTTTTCATCAGCTGTAAATGTTCTATGCCTTTCAACATCACAACATCAACAGTTTTTGATACAAAGTAAGCCCATGGTCTTACCTTGAGGGGTTCCAAgagatgcagctgcagctgagtttGCAGGAAATCTCATGCTGCAGGGACCACTGACTCAGGTTCATCACATCAGGAGCCTCGTAGATCCTCACCACTCCATCCGCAGAGCAGGTGGTCAACATCAGGCCCATGTGTTTAGGAGCAAACTTCACATCAGTCACTGAGGTCCTGCTGTCCACTAGTGTGGTTCTCTTTATCTAAAACAGAATAACATGGAATACTTGGGTCAGACCTTGCATCAAACAGACAACTATGGCAAAGGCACAATCAGCAGACAACTGCAATGTCTAAAAGGGAAACTACAGCAGAACAAGTTAGGATTTCATGTTAGGGGGTTCACTGTCATAGTCACACCATACTGAACTGAGAAGCTGCCTATGATCAAGAAATAAATGTCTGTGATGTCTGTTCTGATAGTTCAGTGGGCTGCCAGAGTTGCACTAACCCAGTGGCTCAGTCCTCTCTGCTTGTCATTGGACTCTCCTACAATCTCTtcccacacagcagctgtcctgTCGAAGGAGCAGGAGGCCAGAACCTGTCCAAATTCTGGATGAGCCCAGGTCACTCTCCACACTGatccactgtgtgtctgcatcgATGAGAAAAGAGTTTTTGTCAAGTCAGTAAACTGAAAACATTAATATGTCAGATTTCAAGCTGTATCCATGTCAGTGATACAGTAGTGTGAGCGCACAGAAGAGAGAACAGAGTAGAACACAAATAGGAAAGGAAATTATGCTAATGTAACATGCTGTTATGCAAGCTGGCTGATAAATTGTTTTACCAGGAAATCCTTTATCAGTTAAAACGGATCAAGCAGCAGTAGGTAGTTTACCTTCCAGCTGGCCGTGCAGTGCCACTCTCCGTTCTCACTTTTGTCCCAAACCTTACAGAAACAAGCGTCGTGTGAAACAATGTGAGGAGGCATTGCTCAAATACTGCCGATATTAAAGCATCAATGAAAAGTTACACACTCATCAAGCAAGTAACATACGACACTGGATGCCATTCATGAATGAGATGGCTTTGAAATCTTGAACTGGTTTACTACTAACAGTAAATTAACTCATATATTCTAACTCACAGGTGTACCATACTTATACAGGAGGATTTCAAATTTATTGTGTTGCTATCAGCCAACTCTGGGGTCTTTGCTTCTAAACTGCGGCGCACAAGTTTATCTACAGCTACCCTAGTTTGTATGCTACAGGAACCGTGGCTAGCAAACTAGCTAAATTCAATAAGGTAACGTTAAAGCTGGCTTCGATCATTAGAACTAGCAGCAAATTATCAAACGTTAAGTCTGTTCATAGCTAGTCGAGAATGAGAGTCAGTAAATTCAACAGTGGGCTAGGTTAAGGGTGTTGATAATGCCGGTACTGTTAACAACCTAGCTTTGACAGCTAACGCTAACATTAGCCAACTGACGTATACTTAACATTAATTTACGTTACCTTGACACTTTGGTCACTGGAGCAAGTCGCCATTCTCCGTCCATGAAAATCATACGACACATCGTGAATTAGATCTTTATGGTCTGCTGCTATGCTGCGTGCTACAAACATGATTACAACTACAATATGTCAGCAACACTAGCTAACTGGTTACCTAGCAGGCCTGTCatgtgtccactgtgtgtgaatgtttcgCGGGTCCTCGCAGCGCGTGCAGTGAGTGCGTGCACCAGTGTCGACCACAGAGGGGCGCATTCTCACCAATTTTAAATAATGTTCGCGCTAACGTTACTTTGTGATAACATTTATGTTGAAAGAAAATCATGTCTTACCGAACAGCAACCATAATATACTTTAAAAAGATGTGAAAACGCATAGTTACTGGCAAGTTAGTGAGTAACATCTTGTTAAACTTTAGCTTTAACTGCCGTCCTACGGTTACGGGGGTTGCCAGGTGTAGTACAGTATTTACCTACATTTATATTTCCACTCATATTTAACACTTTGAGACTAGAGGACTGGGGACAGACATGTTTGTAAAATTCTTATTTCATATAGTATGCTAATTTATTTGTTATTCTTTTCTCTTGTATGATGTggggaaaaataaatacaaacatttttgaatattaaaaaataattttggCTGACTTCAagtattaaattattaaaaattcaaattcagttgACTGTAAGGACCAATGTGGATATGTTCCGATAGAAATGTATACATAATAAAACATTCATAGTACAATACTTGGCCGAATTTTTATTGGGTAGGTTGAGATAAACACGTAACTGGCAACCCAAGTCAGTCAGCGTGCATGCAGTATtgtgcaggagcagcagactcCCCGCAGGGATCCCCAGGGTTACACAGACTGCTGTTTAGATGGCTGATAGAAAGGAGTAACTTGGTGAACGGTGCTTCAAACAGTCTGTGATCATCGTCCAAGTGTCTCAGGGCACTAATTACGATACAATGGAGCAAGAATTTGAGGACATTGATTCGTCCGGGAGATGGCAAAACCTTTACAATGTAAGTCGGGACACTGGGCCTCTCGTGTTTCTATGACGATCGGTTGCTAACTTacttagctagctagctaatttgATAGCTAGCCCGTTGGACACCGTTCATAGTATTTCATTACTTTTAGCCTTTTGTGTGACTCGTTTAGTTGTGTTAACTGATAGACTTCACCACGTTGTGTAGAGACTGTATATAGTGCTATGTACTCAGTGAAGACGATTGAGAAACTGGCCGTCCGCGCTACGCGTCGCCGACTTCCGTAGCTAGAAAACGTGCAGCGGCAGTCTTCATAGTTGAGCTCAGTTAGCTAATGCTGACTGACGCTAGCAGACGTCAGCTGCAGTTTCTGAGAACTCATCAGGACTTCGAGAGAAAAgcccatgttttttttttcaccaccaGCTGACTAATAGATTCCAGCTTTTTGTTCATAATATTTCTGTTCCAGTTTAACTTTGGTCATGACTGTAATATGTAACTTGGCTAATTACTAACCGGAGGATAACATGTAACTGGAAATGCTTTGTAGCTAACAGTTACCCTATTTGGAAGTTATAGAGAACACTTAGTCTAACTTATATACCGGTGTTTCACCGTTAACCAACCGTTTTTAGAGTGAAGAAGATTAAAGATCATGTCTGAGGAGCTACATAAATTGTCCAGTGCTTCTATAAGGATGATATATTTTTTGAGTTCATAGAGAAATAACTAAATACGAGAAACAGTTTTTGAGTCAGCAACTAGTTACAATATCGAGCTTGTAGTTTTACTGAAAACGAAAGAAAAAATCTCTGACGTTACGACTGTTATTTCCATATATTGAGAATTTGTACTTCAGTGTTGAAACTATTCTTTTGTCAGACAGAGTTCAGTTTTTATTCTTTagttgcttttattttcattagcaGAACAGTTTCTTTTCATCACCTAAAAAGAAAGATATAGCAAAGTTATTTTCCACCAGAGGCTTGGAGATGATCTTTGGCTGCATATCTATAATGAAAACTATTTGCAGTGAAGACAACAACACAATATAGTAACTTGACAAATGacaatcaaaacaaagcagagcagcacatgTCAGTTAGAGATGACAGGTTCAATGGATCTAGCACAAGAGCCATACTGTATCAAAGGTTGTGGCATATTTACATCGATGCTGTCAGTATTACTGACCAGCACATCAGTCAGGCAGGAGCTACACATCATATGTTTACACCAGTTGGTCTCACAGTGTGTCTCCCATTGCTGTTGTTGACTTAATCAACTTAATGTGGTACTCTTAACTTCCTacttctctttttgtctccaaCAGGAGATCCGGAACCAAGCCAGTGAATATCCTTACAAAGTGGCAAAACTTCCAGCGAACCGGAATTTGAACCGCTACAGAGATGTCAGCCCCTGTGAGTCTTATGACAAATTAGGTTATTAATGAATACTTGTGTGATTGGAAAAGAAGCCTCTGTGACTTGTAATTGCTCTTTGATCTCTCCTCTTGTTTCAGATGATCACAGTCGGGTAAAACTTGAAAACTCTGAAAACGACTACATCAATGCAAGTTTAGTCATGGTGGAAGAAGCCCAAAGAGCTTACATTCTTTCTCAGGTACAGATAGTACCATCAATGTAAATGTCAGTGTCTGCATAAGTATATACTGAATACATCTGTGGACcatttgaagaagaagaacgtgTGGGATTTCTTTCTGATGATTTGTGAGCTTTTGATAATGTCaggattttctttctcttgcttCTACAGGGGCCTTTGAGGAATACCTGTGGTCACTTCTGGCTGATGATTTGGGAGCAGTGTTCCAAAGCTGTTATAATGCTCAACAGAGTCATTGAAAAGGGATCTGTGAGTACACTTCAGCACCTGCTGATCATTGATTTCTTAAGCCTCCCTTGTTGTCTGTTATGCTGATAAGTTCTGGGAGACCTCTGTCAAGGTGTCATAGCTTAGTAGTAATATTAGCTGTGGATGTTCTTGCTACACTTTGCATTCATTCTGGTTAGTTTGACTTTGTTATCTGTATGTCCACTGGGACTGAAGTTCTCTGTATTCAAATGCCATATGTATTTGCTGGCAaagtaaaatgtcatttttgtccCCTTTacactggttaaaaaaaaaaaaaaggcagttttgGCCTTCAGTGTAATCATTTAAATAACCAGTTTACAGGACCTGAGAGCAAGCGGCTAGTTTCACTCAATTACTGCATCCAAGAATATACTGTATCatacatttttagaaaaaatgCCATTTGAACTTGTTTAATCTGGCCATGTGTTACTGTTCTATAAACATTCCACATCAAtacttttcatcatttcacttcatctgtcctgacatgttttcagacaTATAAGAATGCTCTGCTTTGAATAGTAAGCTGACAGGGTTCCCACGCATCCtggaaaacctggaaaacagttGATCAATTTTCCAGTGACAGAAACCACAGAAAATCTTGTGTTGTCATGCAAAATTCTTTAAACATTCTCCTATTTTCTTTAAGCTGAAAATGAACAACTAGGCTATCTATCAGAGTTCCCCAAAACAGATAACATTACCGTGTGAAAGGGCAAAGCTATGTTCAGGAGGCTGTTGTTGCTGGGTTTTTCATTGGAAATAAAGGGTACAGTCTAGACCTGCTCTACATGAAAAGTGCCCTGAGGTGACTTGTGTTCTGATTTGGTGAACACACCCCCAAGTCACATCCCATAGTAGGAAATGCAGGTTGGATGACATTACAACTTAGGAGGCCAAAACTATTTACATTGTccttcaaatgtaaatgttagTCGGTGCTGGCTGGTAACTGTGTTAGTTTTTAATCAGGTTTATAGATTAATGTTGCTTTCCCCCAACTTATTTAAACAGCTGAATAATATTGCGTTGCTTAAGGAGGGGTGATTGCTAGCTTGTGTTGCCTGCAAAGGTTTAAAGGTTCTATATACAAGATTTTCAACATTAATGTAGTAGCAGAATGTAAAGATATAGTGGAGTAATGGCGCCCTGAGCACAGAATGAAGTCACGCTCCCTTTCTATGTTGTAATCCGAGcttctctgttctttgttttggtagCCGGACCAGCTGCGCATGCATGTTAGTGCATGTGAATCCTTCCCTGTGAAACTGTTGGCCTTCTCCATGTTTAGAAGGAGACTAAGAGAGTGGTCTCCCACTCAGCATTATAAAAGTGAGATGCAGAGCGTAGTTTGAAGCAGTGCTAGCActacaaaacattcatttaaaaacaaactttcGCAACCCAAAGCATATTTTACATGATTTTTAGGTAGCTAACATTCGCAGGATAGCTAAGAAGCTGATAATTATGTTATGAGGATTTAGTTCACTGGGCAGATTGAAGAAATCGCTTCTTACCAAGTCGAATATATCACTAAGATACCTCTGCACCGTAAAATGTTATATTCCAACAAACAAAATTGTAGCATCCTCTTGCTTCCCTAGTGTACTTACCTCGTCACTTAGCATTGTTCATAAAAGGTTAACTTTATTTCATTGTTCATCTCGTGTGTTCAGGTTCAGGGGTCACTTTATGTGTTTCACAACATCTTGCTGAGAATATGAAGGGAGGAAGTGTGGCCAACATGCCATACATCTACTTGTCCCTTGAtgaaaaatcaagaaaatggCATAaaccagttttgtttttaaaagtgctctataaataCATTTGACCTTGACCTTTTGACCTAAGgggtgaaagaaagaaaaaactgtaCTTTTAACTATATTGACCCAGAGGGTAAGTGACATAATGAAAAGTGTTGCCTCTACATAGCACATGCCTTTACATCAGTAATGTTATTCTTGATAAAGATGGGTTCCCTCAATCCAGGGAGTCTCACAAATAGTCTGTGAGCACCCAGTGATAGAAACCCAATCAAAGTCTGCTCCACTCATTCTCCTGAACACTGGGAACATGTGGCTTGTAAGACTAAGTCAGTTCATTTTTGTCTTAACAGGAAAAGTGTGCACAGTACTGGCCCACCACAGAAGAACTACAGATGTCTTTCACAGACACAGGCTTTGTTGTCAGGCTACTTTCTGAGGAGGACCATTCCTATTACACAACCCGAGTCCTGGAACTGCAAAACACAGTGGTGAGCATGAGAGGCAGACTGCAAAGTGGAGAGATGATATTTTGTGAGGGGAAAACAACCATGTGTCTAGTTCTGGAAAACCATGGTCCAGTCTGTGTTAAAGAATACATTCTTTCCAATGCTTTGCCTGTGTTTCTTCATTGAGACTTAATTTTCAGGGCAGCTACTGGTTCTGAATATTTGTTAACCTGTCTTGTAGTATCTTGAGTGGTCGTAACCATTTTAAAGTCTAAAATGGAAGTCTGattgtatgaaaatgaaaagatgctgCAAAGTCATACTGTGTGAGGTGTTTTCCTGGTGACAGTCATTCCAGCAGAATTCTTTGTATAGTCCAATGCTGTAATCATGGCCAACATCGTGTTTTCTGTTGTAGACGAGAGAGTCAAGGGAGATCTACCACTTTCATTACACCACGTGGCCTGATTTTGGTGTCCCAGAATCTCCCGCCTCCTTCCTCAACTTCCTCTTCAAGGTTCGAGAGTCAGGCTCATTGGGCGCAGAGCACGGGCCCTCAGTGGTACACTGCAGTGCTGGGATTGGACGCTCGGGGACGTTCGCCTTGGTGGACACCTGCCTTGTCCTGGTAGGAACAtttacacacacgtgcacaccaAATACAACCAGTGCTAAAGGGAAATGTTGCCTAATTTAGTTAAGCAGTCAGCAATTCTAATCCAGTACACTTTGTCAGATTCAGTGAGTATCTCCTCACAGCCCGCTAGCTGTccattctgtgtgtgtccattctggttctggttcatcTGTTTCATTAACAGCCCTGGCTTTGTAAGTGGCAAACAAAGTGGCTCGAACCGAGCCACACAACACtttctcagccaatcagcaatgGGTGAACCAGTTGCACTCCTAcctgtgcctcctcctctgcttctgccGGCTGCTCTCCCTGTCCCATATCCTCACCCACAAGGAATGGAGCTGCACCATAATAGTACAGACACGTAAATAACAGCGGGGCTATTACCCTGCCAACTTGGTATAAAAGTATTTTACTTGCTACAACAGACCTCACATTCTTTTCTTCTTCGCCGGTGTAACATTACTTATTGACGCTAACGTACCCTCTGGCAGCAGACGCTCTGTGTTCCACCGTATTTCTCTTTTCGTCAACTAGCCCAGTTGTTCGTGTCATTGCCTTGGTAATGCACAGCCATGAATTGTGGGGGCATAGTGGGGATGTATTTATTTGGCTGTTAAATTCAAATATGAACAGTGTTTCTTCAGAATCACTCACTCCACCTTCAAAACATGACATAAGAGATTCAAGTTATGGCAAGTGTAAAATGAGATGTTATGATTTTCTGTGACTGCTGCAAAGGGACAAGTTGTGGTATGCTGATATACTTGAGTGCGTAAAGCGTTTTACTTGTCAGTGAATACCtgggaaatgtctctttttgCCATCCTTTGTCTGTGGTTGTTAGACCCGTATTGACATTTGTTTCTCTGAGGAATAATCTTCCTCCACAGTGTGATATTGAACAGTTGGTGGGGCAAGGTGTAGCAGAAGTGTGGAATTTAAAAGAGGAAGATGTTCTAACATGCAGAATTTTAATCTCATTGTGAAAGGGGTCCCTGAAAAAGAGCCCTGATCTGAAACCACTTTGGCAGAAGCAAGATACAAGTTTAGAacttattttctcaatcagcttctaGCTATGAGTGGTGGAATCCTGAACAAACACACTACTCTCTACCAAAGTGATGACACTTCGTGTTATCTTACACTAGAGATCTCTGTATTTCTCTGTAGCTCGTTTATGTTTTTGAAGTGGGCGGGGTTTCCTTcgaaaaaggtgatgtcatgTACTTTAGCGCACCAGTCCCATGGTCCTGATTATCTGAGTTCTCCAGTTTGAAACTATTAATAACAGCTAAAGATGTTTTATCAACgcactttattatttatttattagtaatgaatatttaatgtaatCGAGAAATACTACAAAAAGATTTGAAGCCAGGTTATAAGAGGCTATTGAATGTGAGAAATCAGTTTCATTACTGTTATGTGAAAGTTCTGATGTAACTTGATGTCAGGTTAAGGCCTTTGTTCCCTTTTTAGACAGCCAAAGCTGCCAGTACGctgctttaaaa
It includes:
- the ptpn2a gene encoding tyrosine-protein phosphatase non-receptor type 2a isoform X1; the protein is MEQEFEDIDSSGRWQNLYNEIRNQASEYPYKVAKLPANRNLNRYRDVSPYDHSRVKLENSENDYINASLVMVEEAQRAYILSQGPLRNTCGHFWLMIWEQCSKAVIMLNRVIEKGSEKCAQYWPTTEELQMSFTDTGFVVRLLSEEDHSYYTTRVLELQNTVTRESREIYHFHYTTWPDFGVPESPASFLNFLFKVRESGSLGAEHGPSVVHCSAGIGRSGTFALVDTCLVLMDRRKNPSSVDIQKVLLDMREYRMGLIQTPDQLRFSYMAVIEGAKLILTDNSAAQQNKQRVMSRDDLEPDLPPPPPPPRPHLNDSRPNGQLGPCLEPQATSGDHLLAGEPDSQDHNVAENSGHVRKRHREERIASTSQKVQQMKQRLTDSERKREKWLYWRPILLNVGAGAALAVGLLVCWMYSQ
- the ptpn2a gene encoding tyrosine-protein phosphatase non-receptor type 2a isoform X2 gives rise to the protein MEQEFEDIDSSGRWQNLYNEIRNQASEYPYKVAKLPANRNLNRYRDVSPYDHSRVKLENSENDYINASLVMVEEAQRAYILSQGPLRNTCGHFWLMIWEQCSKAVIMLNRVIEKGSEKCAQYWPTTEELQMSFTDTGFVVRLLSEEDHSYYTTRVLELQNTVTRESREIYHFHYTTWPDFGVPESPASFLNFLFKVRESGSLGAEHGPSVVHCSAGIGRSGTFALVDTCLVLMDRRKNPSSVDIQKVLLDMREYRMGLIQTPDQLRFSYMAVIEGAKLILTDNSAAQNKQRVMSRDDLEPDLPPPPPPPRPHLNDSRPNGQLGPCLEPQATSGDHLLAGEPDSQDHNVAENSGHVRKRHREERIASTSQKVQQMKQRLTDSERKREKWLYWRPILLNVGAGAALAVGLLVCWMYSQ